The segment TCAAAAATGTTATATTCTTTGCTCATGCCGATGTTCTCCTGCACGAGCCGCTCATCTATGGTTTGCCCCGGTTTCAGGTTGATGGCTAACTTTTCAATTTCATTCGCTAAACGGGACAGGTCTGAGCCAATGAACTCGCCCAACATCATTACCGCTTGTGGGGTAGCCAGCAGGTTCTTGCTTTTAATGTACTGGGTAATCCAGCCCGGCACCTGATTTTCATACAGCTTTTTGGTGGTCAGGAAAACTGCTTGTTTTGACAAAAGCTTGCCTAAACGCTTGCGGCCATCTACGGTCTTGAGCTTGTGGCAGAAAACCAGAATGGTGGAAGGCAATGGATTGTTCAGGTATGCCTCTAGTTGCTTGGCTGCGGGGTCTTTCTCAGGATCAGCCTCCAGGTTGGGCAGGTTCTGTGCTTCTTTTACTATGACCACCTGCCGGTCAGACATCATGGGAAACCTCTTGGCCTGCAGCAGCACGGTGGGCACATCAGTGTCTTTGCCATACATGACTACCTGGTTAAAGCCCTTCTCCATGTCATTAAGGGCATGCTGTTCTATGTAATCTGAGAGCATGTCTATGTAAAAAGGCTCATCGCCCTGCAGGAAATAAACAGGGGCAAATTCACGGTTCTTGAGTTGCTTCAGGATGTCTTCTGCGGTAAGCGCCATGGGCTGTACTTGATGGGATGGTAAAAAGGAATAACACTCCAAAGTTACCACAGACCAGAAACGAATACACTATGGGCAGAAACAAAAAAGCGAGTTTCTGTTTTGAATTCCTTCTCGCAAAAACAATCCCCAACCGTAAATCAAATCTAGAGATCCTGCTTACCAGATTCTCTCCTGCTATCATTTTAAAAGATGTGTATCTTTGGCCCTAGTAAACTTGAAGCCACATGAATTTAATTGAAGAACTGCGTTGGCGCGGCATGCTGCAGGACACCATGCCCGGCACTGAAGAACAACTGAACGCAGGCATGACTACGGGCTATATAGGCTTTGACCCTACAGCCTCCTCGCTCCACATAGGCAACCTGGCCACTATTATGCTGTTGGTGCATCTGCAACGCGCAGGTCATAAGCCTATCGCGTTAGTAGGCGGTGCCACTGGTATGATCGGGGACCCCTCTGGCAAGAACGCGGAGCGTAACCTGCTCTCTGAGGAAGTTCTGCGCGCAAACCAGGAGGGCATCCGGAAACAGCTGGAGAAGTTCCTGAAGTTTGAAGGCGTGGAGAACGCCGCCGAGATCGTGAACAACTATGACTGGTTCAAGGAGTTCTCGTTTCTAGATTTCCTGCGCAATGTAGGCAAGCACCTTACGGTGAACTACATGATGAAGAAGGAATCTGTTCAGAAGCGGATCACCGCCCAGGAAGGTGAAAACGGTGCCGAAGGACTTTCTTTCACTGAATTCTCTTACCAGTTGCTGCAAGGCTACGATTACTACCACTTGTACAAGCACAAGAATGTGAAGCTGCAGATGGGCGGCTCTGACCAATGGGGCAACATTACCTCCGGTACAGAACTCATCCGGCGCATGGAAGGCGGCAAAGCCTTTGCTTTGACTACGCCTTTGGTGACCAAAGCCGATGGCAGCAAGTTCGGCAAGTCTGAAAGCGGCAACGTGTGGCTAGACCCTTCCATGACCTCGCCGTACAAGTTCTACCAGTTCTGGCTTAACGTCGCCGATGAAGAAGCAGAGAAACTGGTGAAACGCTTTACCTTATTGCCCCAGGAGGAGATTGAAGCGTTAGTAGCCGAACACCAGCAAGCTCCTCACCTGCGTGTGCTGCAGAAAGCACTCGCTAAAGAAGTAACCACCACCGTGCACTCCGCAGCAGACTACGAAAGCGCAGTAGAAGCTTCGCAGATCCTGTTCGGGAAAGGTGACCTGGAAACCTTGCGCGGTTTACCGGAAGAAACCTTATTGGCAGTTTTTGAAGGCGTGCCCCAGATAGAGGTTCCCAAGGATAGCTTATCCACTGACACCCTCTCCGTGGACTTCCTTTCTGAGTTGACACAAAACCAGATTTTTGAGTCAAAAGGTGAGGCAAAAAAAATGATACAAAATGGCGGCGTAAGCATCAATCGGCAGAAAGTAGGCAAACCAGACGAGGCGCTCTCACAGGATTTACTGCAGGGCAAATACCTGGTGGTGCAGAAAGGAAAGAAGAACTATTACCTGGTAAAAGCAGTCTAAGCGGCAGCTCTCCCCTCTTTATACCTCATAAGAAAACCTCCTGTTTAGGGCTAGTTTTACTAAAGCTGGCTCTAAACAGGAGGTTTTCTTTTTTACTCTGAACGGACATAAAAAAAGGTGGGTTTGTAGGCCCACCTTTTTTTATAATATCTTATCTCAGAACGACTTACTATTTAGCAGCACCTTCGCTGTTTTTCATGTCCTGAACTTCCTTACGGATATCCTGAGCCATGTTTTTCAGATCTTGCATGCCTTTTCTTACACGAGTCCCAGCAGCTGAGTTCTTCTTGTCATAGAATTTCTCAAAGTCGCCTTCAAGAGAAAGAACCAGATCCTTAAGTTTGGAAAAATTGTTCATTAGAGCTTGTTTAAATGGTTTAACATTTCGTTTTATGGCTCTAATATAGGAATTTTAAAATAAGGTGCAAAAAAAATAAGCGTTTGCATTATTTTATTACCAATGTCCGTTTTTAGGCTGTCACCGATGATTTGGTGTAAAGGCCTTTGTCCAATTTTGCGGAAATTGCTTCGAAAGCAGCAATGGTTTCAGCCACATCATCTAATGTATGAACTGCAGTAGGGATAAGACGGAGCATGATCACATCTTTAGGTACCACCGGGTACACCACAATAGAGCAGAAAATGTTGTAATTCTCGCGCAAATCAAGGGTTAAAGCCGTAGCATCAGGTATTTGGCCGTTCAGTAGTACCGGAGTCACGCAAGACTCTGTTGTACCAATGTTGAAGCCTTTCTCCCGAAGACCAGACTGCAGCGCATTCACTACTTTCCAAAGATTATCCTTCAGTTCTGGCTTTGTACGCAGCAATTCAAGACGCTTTAAAGCTCCTACCACCAATGTCATAGGAAGAGACTTGGCATAGGTCTGAGAACGCATGTTGTAACGAAGGTACTCAATCACTTGCTCATTGCTGGCCACAAAGGCGCCAATGCTGGCCATTGATTTGGCAAACGTAGAGAAGTAGATGTCGATGCCGTCCTGCACGCCTAAGTGCTCCCCAGTACCGGCGCCGGTTTTGCCCATGGTCCCGAATCCGTGGGCATCATCAATAAACAAACGGAAACCGTATTTCTCTTTCAGGGCAACAATCTCCTGTAGTTTACCCAAGTTACCGCTCATGCCAAAAACGCCTTCAGTGATTACCAGAATGGCACCACCAGTTTCGTTTGTTAAGCGAGTAGCACGCTGTAGTTGCTTCTCAAGGCTTTCAATATCATTGTGCTGGTACACATACCGCTTGCCTTGGTGCAAACGCACGCCATCAATAATACAGGCATGTGACTCTGCGTCATACACAATCACATCATGACGATCTACCAAAGCATCAATGATAGACACCACACCCTGGTACCCGAAGTTAAGCAGGAAAGCATCTTCTTTCTGTACAAATGCCGCCAGTTCATTTTCTAAACGCTCGTGGTTATTGGAGTTACCAGACATAATGCGGGCACCCATGGGTAGAGCCATTCCAAACTCAGCAGCTGCATCAGCATCGGCCTTCCTAACTTCCGGGTGGTTTGCCAAACCCAGATAGTTGTTCAAGCTCCAGGTAAGTACTTGTTTGCCCCGGAAAGTCATGCGTGGCGCTATCTCTCCCTCCAGTTTAGGAAACGTGAAATACCCGTGTGCGTAGTGTGAATGGCTGCCAAGCGGTCCGCGATTGGCCAATAACTTTTCAAATAAATCCACTTTAGATAATGTTAAGGCGGTTAATATTATGAAGGCCGTGAAACTACCTTCTTAAATCAAGATTTAGAAACCTAAAAGGTAGGCAAATTTACATTGAATGTTATCAAATACAAAGCCAGCATCATAAAGCGAAGGCAAATTCGCCTTTTAACTTTGAATGGAATAAACTTTCTTTGAAGAACGAACTGAACTGTACCTGCCCCAATGAAAAAAATCGAAAAGCTTCTGATTGCCAATCGTGGAGAAATAGCCCTGAGAGTCATGCGGTCAGCCCGTGAGATGGGCATCAAAACGGTGGCTATCTATTCAGAAGCAGACCGCCAGGCCCTGCACGTGCGCTTCGCCGATGAAGCTGTTTGCGTGGGCCCTCCAGCCTCCAGTGTCTCATA is part of the Rufibacter tibetensis genome and harbors:
- the holA gene encoding DNA polymerase III subunit delta, giving the protein MALTAEDILKQLKNREFAPVYFLQGDEPFYIDMLSDYIEQHALNDMEKGFNQVVMYGKDTDVPTVLLQAKRFPMMSDRQVVIVKEAQNLPNLEADPEKDPAAKQLEAYLNNPLPSTILVFCHKLKTVDGRKRLGKLLSKQAVFLTTKKLYENQVPGWITQYIKSKNLLATPQAVMMLGEFIGSDLSRLANEIEKLAINLKPGQTIDERLVQENIGMSKEYNIFELQNALTRQDVLKANRILNYFESNPKDNPLIPNLVLLFSFFTKLMTLHLLPQITEQTVAKELGNRGFLKKEYLQALRAYPYQRVLLIITFIHKADLQSKGIEGGSLSDAAILKELVFKILHPVPVYT
- the tyrS gene encoding tyrosine--tRNA ligase, whose protein sequence is MNLIEELRWRGMLQDTMPGTEEQLNAGMTTGYIGFDPTASSLHIGNLATIMLLVHLQRAGHKPIALVGGATGMIGDPSGKNAERNLLSEEVLRANQEGIRKQLEKFLKFEGVENAAEIVNNYDWFKEFSFLDFLRNVGKHLTVNYMMKKESVQKRITAQEGENGAEGLSFTEFSYQLLQGYDYYHLYKHKNVKLQMGGSDQWGNITSGTELIRRMEGGKAFALTTPLVTKADGSKFGKSESGNVWLDPSMTSPYKFYQFWLNVADEEAEKLVKRFTLLPQEEIEALVAEHQQAPHLRVLQKALAKEVTTTVHSAADYESAVEASQILFGKGDLETLRGLPEETLLAVFEGVPQIEVPKDSLSTDTLSVDFLSELTQNQIFESKGEAKKMIQNGGVSINRQKVGKPDEALSQDLLQGKYLVVQKGKKNYYLVKAV
- a CDS encoding histone H1, with the protein product MNNFSKLKDLVLSLEGDFEKFYDKKNSAAGTRVRKGMQDLKNMAQDIRKEVQDMKNSEGAAK
- a CDS encoding aminotransferase class I/II-fold pyridoxal phosphate-dependent enzyme; the protein is MDLFEKLLANRGPLGSHSHYAHGYFTFPKLEGEIAPRMTFRGKQVLTWSLNNYLGLANHPEVRKADADAAAEFGMALPMGARIMSGNSNNHERLENELAAFVQKEDAFLLNFGYQGVVSIIDALVDRHDVIVYDAESHACIIDGVRLHQGKRYVYQHNDIESLEKQLQRATRLTNETGGAILVITEGVFGMSGNLGKLQEIVALKEKYGFRLFIDDAHGFGTMGKTGAGTGEHLGVQDGIDIYFSTFAKSMASIGAFVASNEQVIEYLRYNMRSQTYAKSLPMTLVVGALKRLELLRTKPELKDNLWKVVNALQSGLREKGFNIGTTESCVTPVLLNGQIPDATALTLDLRENYNIFCSIVVYPVVPKDVIMLRLIPTAVHTLDDVAETIAAFEAISAKLDKGLYTKSSVTA